AATTTGATCATCAACTAAGATCAAGTTTGAAACTTGATTATTGAATTTAACGTGTTTACATACAAATATTGTATACTTGATAAATTAGATGTTTTGAggaattgaagaaaagaaattaaagtcaTTGGTGAATTATCTTGTTTcacttcgattcttcggtggaggtaggttatgatttattttatgtaatagaGTGACTATTAACAATGACCGATAGCCATTAGGTGATACTATGAaattttctatgtacttgattgtgtggcttGGATAATTCATGTGTTGTTGTGATTGATTTGTAATTTCAAGACCACAAAATCCATAATCTTGAACTTGTTCTATTAAAGCGATAtcttaaataaagaagacttaATGAAATATTGTTAAGGAAGTGAAAAGAGATgataaagaatgacaaaagaatTAACGATATACTTGGACCGGGTGCTACGAACTGACATGATATATTTGGGTCGGATGCCACAAGCCGACACGATATTATTGGATtcagtgtcacgtttcgacactgtattatttgattgagtgtcacgtttcgagacaatattattgaattgtgtgaCACATTTCGATACAGTAACATTAAAAAAAGAGTTTAAATTTTGTGCACTTATAAAATTTTCTACACCATCATacaattttaaagataaatatgataatttaattaagtaattaattaaatatctttttgaatataattataattatggtaaaaaaggaaaagtaagTCCTCTTTCTTCTCTaaccaaaattaattaataattatcttcttaattaaccaagtttatttgtttttctacATCTGATCTTTTCCATTGGAAGTTATTTTTCAATGTCACAAATGTTTTCTTATTTGtcgttatttttttcttttgaaattttggcAAAGTCATGATTCGTAAACACAAGaacaagaattttaaaaaataagtagcaatttattattctaatttgCAATATTACGATATCCCAAATATCCTAAAGATCAAAAGGTTAATAACAATATAATcactaatacaaatataatttttattccctaaaaaattcacaaaaaacttgaaaacatgatttaattgaaaataattaaaaaatcaatacaacaaAAGAAGAcacaaatactaaaaaatagaacaagaaaataaagagataGAACCAAATAAAATCAgattaagaaaatcaaataaacttGGTTAGTTAAGAAGATAACTATGAATTAATTTTGGTTAGAGAGAAGACGATGACTCAACTTTCCTTTGCTATATTTTTatcgtaattataattatattcaaaaatatattttatcaattatttattagattACCATGTTTATCGTAAAAATTACGTGACAGTGAAAAAAATCTTATTCACTGACTGTGCACAAAATTTATTCTCTGAAggaaaacatattaaaattacttaatGTATTCAATATCAAAGAACCCATTTCTCAAATTTATGTTGGAAATGGGTCCTCGTGTCTGTTTTGATATTGTGACTGATTATTTACTTTATTCAATATTGTTATCACTTGTTTATGTTATTTGTTGTCTGTCACCTGCTAAGTGTTATAGTTAATTTTACACTATTACTTTATACatattaatttctattttaaatcGGCCAGTGATATTTACTCAATATATATTGtcctatactaacccttatttatattttctttcgtTTTCCTTTGTAAAGTGTGGCGGTGCATGAGAGGCTCTAAGTGTGAGGTAGGGGGTTCACCCGAACCCGTCGGCCGAAATATTACCCGATACAAACAAAGgcaaaatttgaatattatatataacCTTAAATGAAGCCCCTTAGCACAACCGAACGGCGTAACTCAGTGGTTTCGTTTTCCTTgctctattttcatttttgtaaGTTAAAGTACacttgtatatatttattatttaaattgttaattttttctattttgttcaAGCATAAATATTGGatctaaaatattttgtaatttttttaatattgttcaaatgaaaaatatttcaattctcTCTCTTTCGTTGCTCTCAATACTAATTTAAAATCTTAGCTAAACTTCTATAATTTCTAGTTGATTTTTAATATCAACACACTTCTCAAGTAAgacaaataatcaatatatatatatatatatatatatgtagtgGCTTACTATCAAGTCAATACATGCATGTCATgtgtttaaaattataattattttatttcattatattttataataataaaaattgcattGAATTGATATAAACACTTGATGCAGATAAATTTTTTCTATTGTGATATTTACAAAGAGTCGAACGGCTCGATATTGACAAGTGCAACCTTTAAAGATAAGCAAGTGATatcatatatcaatatttttagcTTGCGAGGAGGAATAAGCCAATGGACTTGATTTTTTTATCCTCTATATAAGCAACCCCAATGAACTTCTGTTCTTGAAGCATTTTAATGATGTGTCAACcaattaaatattgttgtttattATACAATCCATGTATACACTACATATAAACATCCTTGTCTTTTGACAATATGAAAACTATATACATATAATGTCTCTTTAAACCAAACACAATACACTTGTAAAAACTCCATATTAAAAACCTTTGGCAAACCTTAGAAACAAGAAGCAAAAGTAGATAGCCAAAAGTCCAACACCAAGTGAGTAATCAGGTTGCATATTTCTCTTAGGCAAAACAACAAGAGCCCATAGTAAGCCAAGTATTAGAAATCCCAAAGTTTCAAAGAGAAAAGGATCTTTTGGAAGTACAAAAGAAGTTGGATACTCCCACCATGAAGCAAGCACAAGTGAAACACCTAAACCAATCAAAGTGTTAAATAATGGACCAGCATAACAAGCTGATAATGCCATTTGCACACCATCTTTTCCACCATTTAATGCCAAAGCAACATTTGATATTAGATCACCAGTTGAGTTTCCCCAAGCTAGGACAGTTAGTCCTAAAATTGAAGGGCTTATACCAAGAATATATCCAAATGACACTAACAAAGATACCAATTCTTGTGCAAGTATATATGTCCATGTAGTACTCATAACAAATCCTCCAAGAAGCCAAATCCACAAACATTTCTTCGGAGGACTAGAGTTTTGTGTAGAAAAATATGCCACATTCCCTAACATAAGTCCAACAAAAACTGATATCATCAAAATGACGATGTTTGTGTTGGAATAAACTATGACTTCTCCTGTAAGACTTGAAACAAACGCGGCTAGAATTGGTGCCAGTGTTGCTGAAATCACCGCCATTGGCTTGGACCAACGTCCCTCATCAACAACAGGAAtggttagccttcttggcaaGTACAGGGGCAGTTCTAGAACACCAAGAAAACGATGCAAGAATTTGCAACAAGATGATGAGGCCGCGTCTATAGGAGTACTAGAACTCATTTGTATGGTTTTTTTCTCACAATCCTCCTCATCAATACAACCTAACAATGGTACCTCAACATCGCGATCAAATCCATCATCTTCTTTGTCATGTAAATTCACATTTCTAACAAGAAAATGCATAACACATACCACCCAAATGTACACAACATAAATGGAGGTGAAACAAATTGCTATCCACACACTAACTCTCCCAACAATAATAACACCAACAAGACATgataatgtaaaaataataaacaacacATCCCTAATAAAACTCGATTTATCAATCGTTACACCAAGTTGGGACTTAGTCATACACACTAACATACTTATAACTCCCACAACAaaacaagaaatgaaaaatgcacCACCTAACACACTATTAAGTCCCACACTGCCACTATTACTAGATCGAGTAAACGATATGATACTCGAAAAAACATCGTTAGCTCCATTTCCTAGAGGGAGAAGAGTTGTTCCAGCTATAGCTGGGGAAAGATTCATGACTTTAGATAAACTTTCAGCACAAGGACAAAAGTACTCCGCCGCGGTATTacctaataaataaaataacaaaataagccATACAACTAGGGTAACGTACCCTAATTTTGGTAACGTACCTAAGGTGCAATAGAAAAATTGAAGATAATTCAAATACCCTTTTGTAGAACAagaattgatgttttcttttatGTAGGTACATTTTGATTGTGCATCACTAAAATTATGTAAGTTGGAACAATCATTATTGATAGTGTTTGATAAATGGATGTGTCTAATTTGAGAATGGTTAAAAGTAACATTggaagtaagagtgtaaaataTGAGTAGAAAAAGGAAAGAGGTGTTGAGGAATATAGAAAGATATGATTTTGGCTTGAAATGGAATGGGAAAAAAGTCATTATTATGAATgggaagagagaaaagaagagagagctAAATGTATAAGGGATTCAAATGGCCTTGATGACCTATTTATATAAGTATCAACTTTTAACTAAACTaagttttgaaaatataatttagtaaattaaatattttcttacaaGTTATGAAGTTGGAGTTGAAGATGAAGTTATATTTGGTTATAGTTTttgcaaataatattttttgtttttgtagaaaaataaatatgaattatgattcaTGTCTTTAATTTCTAATAAGTAATAAAATCACCTCAACTTGATTAATTTATCTGAATCATACGATCATTCTgctttaaaagaaaattatcataaaataaataatcacataACATTATCGTCGTTAAATCTCTCtataagtaatttaaaaaaatgaataattttgatGATCAAACGGTTCCTGTACATATTGGGCTATTGGCAACAAGTATACCTCAAATAGAGGTGCGTGACATcatttctttttacattttaattactttactgtaaagtgtaaatcattttaaattagttttttttcctaaaaataatttttggaaaCACCttgtattcattttattttttcttttctttagtCCTTAAACTTACATAAAACCCtaggactttattattatttctttaaagaTTTATTAGTTCTTTTACTATCTAATTATTAGACTGTCTACCCTTTTCTCCTAAAAAGATTGTCTTAAATGGAAAATAATATCTTGTGCACCAATTgattaggttttattttatatattggaTTTGCTCTAAGAGCCTAAACTAGATTTTCATGTCAAGATATTTGTTTAATTGTTTCCTCTAATATATACCACCTATGTCTATTTTTAGTTGTTAAGTATTGACCTTGATATACCTTTTTTTTAGAAACAACAAATAGAATGAATAactttttgaatataataaatttaatattttgagaagtgattataattaatagtatggataaattaagttttttttttattttttttttggtttagggattcaaatttttactaatttatccTCCCTTTTATAAACTGTATGCTAAAATGTATGATGTGTgtcttatttaaaaatcaatggtacaattttttttaataatcacaTGCCTTAATCATgattaaaagaatatatattacTACTTAAGTTAGCTTCATTCaattctaattaaattaaaaaatacgtttatatattatatattatgtgtgtttttttttaaaaaaattacagatAGAAGACAAAAATTAATTGACCTTCGAAATAGTAATTCTATTACTTACAATAAGAAAAGTGAGTGTTTTATCATCTCACAAACATTTTGTTAATGTGTTGCCACTCTTAAACAATTAGCCAAACAAAAAGAGTTTTTAGTTGGAAGTTTCGATAATAAGACAACAATTCCCACTCTTAAGTAGAAAGGAAACTTCGTTGTACCAAATAACATGTATAATTCAAAGAAGAGTTAAAACTATACTACTACTTCATACTATACTCTATGTGTTTATGATTTTAGAAGATCCCTTTTTGGTTTATTCAAAGAAACTTATCTAGTTAGACATACATTCTTATCATGCCttaataatctttttaaaaCCCTACTTTAAAATAATTGCATAATCTCTCTCTTCTCTCCTTTCACTctttatctcttttctttctgCTCGGTGGCAGAGATATAGTTAGGTGGAGGTTTATGGATTCGAATGAACCCACTATCTTTTTTGTAGAGTctgtatttatatatgaaaattggataaatacatatgtatactaATTTGTAAATCCgtaacaaaattaattgacaGCTCAGTGGTATGGAAGGATGGTGAAGATATGTTTCACACATTTATTGTGGGTTCGAACACCACTATCAAcaaaaatttctttcattttaaaatttaaaactcctAATTCTGGCTACATCTCTGCTCGATTGGTGATAACATGTTGAGGCAATTAGTGAATATATTAGTACATTTTgatactagatacatgtatatttatatacatatacttgATGTATTAATGTATGTTTTCGTACTAGATTATATTATTGCACTAAATATTTGATATCAGATATACACAAATGGAATAAATTTTGATGCACGAAGCATGAAATTGATACTGAATATAaggatatataaaatttattaaatttagatatattttgaaatacaGATATCTAAGGAAAGAGGTGTTTGGTGGGGGGAGGACCATTCTGCCATTTTTCCTTTTAACGTGCAAAAAATTTGCTGAACATTTTTCGCTGATGtgtttttaatgtttgatttaaatttaagtttcattttaatcgtatcaaattattattatatatatcattatttttgtctcaatttaagtgtttttttacctttattttaaaaaatatgaatctctttttatatttagtatattCTCTAAATTTCAGTATTGTACGTATAAATTAAGATTAGaggattttaaataattatatatatttttaatttaagatcgtataattcaaaaattttgagaGAGTATTATTTAAGGGATCAAATGTTCATGATTCCCACCATTATATATGTTAGTAATATCCATACTCCACATCTTCATGTATTAATATTAATGGAATATTAACCCAACCTAATAAGTTATAGCTATATTTTTTAgtagtataatatatatataattaggaTATGATAGGtaatgaattatatattatatacttaaaaaacacttgagaaaaacaagaaataaaacTCTACGctgtcattttttatttctcttaatttatttgCTTGGTGTATATTTCTTGTTTGCTAACaattaataatacataattGCTAGTTAAATGTATCTAAAGCTAAACTAAGGGAAAATTCTGCATTAAGAGTTATTTTCCATGACCTCTAACTTCATTTAGAGTTATAAATTTCTTACACTTAACTtggataaattataaattacgtgtcatatatatataacaaatataaattgtttaaatttagaaaaatgaaaagtatcaTAGTAATATTTATAACGTGAAACacacttaatattttattgaacaCTCCATTTACGTAACACTACAAAAACAGTGTGATATTGtaataatacaaaaaagatAACTTACCAAGTTTTATTTTACAATCCCATTtataaaataatgcaaaaacATACgccttatatatttattttagtaaaataaaaattgtacacttaaaattaaatattatagtaAAACATATGTTTCCTAATTAACAACCTTGCGATTAGCCTTTTGATTAAAAACCCCACAATTTTTCCTAATTTCTCCAGCACTCCCCACTAAAACATCAATATTTGCCATTTTTATCATTGCATTTGCAAAACTTTGGCTAAATACATCCTTATTAGCTGCAAAACTTGTAACAATTGGAGCACTTGACTTATCCAACGCAAGCTCTTGATCGATCGTCAATATACCTTTACGTAACGTAATTTCTCTGTAATACTCATTATCAATAGTAAACGACGTATTTTGATCCAGAAATGCCGTTGCAGAACTTTTAGTACAAGTTTTCAATAGTTGAGCCGCTAACGTAGGATCCATAGTCTTATCAGGTACGGGCGATAGCCTACCTTGAAAAAATTTACAATGTGCGATTCCAACTGTATGAGCGCCTAATAATGTCACCATGTCATTTAAAGTAAGTCctttatttgtgaaaaattgGAGTGCTTGTGGAATTGTTAATGATGGGCCTGGTAAATTTACATCTGCTATATTTGAAGTTAGCCCATCACGTCTACCTGTTGGAATTGGATAATTTGGGCCTCCAGCTAATGCTACAGAGTCTCTAGTTGCTAGTGTTATTATGTCAGCACATGAAACTGTTGATGGACAAGATGTTTCTAgggttttcttgattttatcgATTAACTCGTACCCTCGTACCGTTTTGTTTGGGCCAGCTTCTCTCTCCGATTTCTTAGAACCTGTTGACTTTATGAGTATCGATGCGTCACATCCCTAAAATCAAGTTATACATTTAGAAACATAATCATGCAAACAACATACACTAAGGTAATCTTATAAGTaggaatttaaataaaaaagtggAATGTGCACGAATcgtatatctattttttttatggataTTCATGTAATTTCTTAATCATTACTAGTATTCCAAATTGAATTAtgacattgtttatttttttgatgaaaattatttacGCTCTTAAATTACGTATATACCCctgatttttgaaatattgacATTCTCCTCCCTTTATATTCTATGCTACATACATAGAATTTGTTACcttgaataaaaaatgaaaaatatattaatttttaagaagttaaaaagaagaagaagatagattgataatataagaataaaatatgcatttttaaagaaaaaataaaataaaaattatagttttgCGAGACATATAGAACTAAGACATGAAGTGATGCTAAGTAAAGATATAATTTTGTGCaatttatttcacaaaaaatgTTGCAATGGTATTCTCAGTTAGTAAACATGTAATATTATGACTCgtcatattttatgtatatataatcaaaatacaAATTCTCTTCACTAGTTCGTATGTGTTTACTTATTCAGATTCTGAATCGCTTATTAATAATTCTGATTCCTCCgctaaaaacataaaatagtaGACTTACTCTGACAAAGCAATCATGAAAATGCATGCGAAGCAAAGCTGCAGTGATGGAAGGGTCACTATTGAACTGATTTTGCACAGCTTGTCTTACAATAGTTTCAGTTTGTGGACATGTTGAATTGTAAAAA
The nucleotide sequence above comes from Solanum pennellii chromosome 9, SPENNV200. Encoded proteins:
- the LOC107029822 gene encoding peroxidase 44-like; amino-acid sequence: MNIMKMKMILSSLIGLLLFYCCVIHLVSAQLQVGFYNSTCPQTETIVRQAVQNQFNSDPSITAALLRMHFHDCFVRGCDASILIKSTGSKKSEREAGPNKTVRGYELIDKIKKTLETSCPSTVSCADIITLATRDSVALAGGPNYPIPTGRRDGLTSNIADVNLPGPSLTIPQALQFFTNKGLTLNDMVTLLGAHTVGIAHCKFFQGRLSPVPDKTMDPTLAAQLLKTCTKSSATAFLDQNTSFTIDNEYYREITLRKGILTIDQELALDKSSAPIVTSFAANKDVFSQSFANAMIKMANIDVLVGSAGEIRKNCGVFNQKANRKVVN
- the LOC107029348 gene encoding cation/calcium exchanger 1-like — translated: MTFFPFHFKPKSYLSIFLNTSFLFLLIFYTLTSNVTFNHSQIRHIHLSNTINNDCSNLHNFSDAQSKCTYIKENINSCSTKGYLNYLQFFYCTLGTLPKLGYVTLVVWLILLFYLLGNTAAEYFCPCAESLSKVMNLSPAIAGTTLLPLGNGANDVFSSIISFTRSSNSGSVGLNSVLGGAFFISCFVVGVISMLVCMTKSQLGVTIDKSSFIRDVLFIIFTLSCLVGVIIVGRVSVWIAICFTSIYVVYIWVVCVMHFLVRNVNLHDKEDDGFDRDVEVPLLGCIDEEDCEKKTIQMSSSTPIDAASSSCCKFLHRFLGVLELPLYLPRRLTIPVVDEGRWSKPMAVISATLAPILAAFVSSLTGEVIVYSNTNIVILMISVFVGLMLGNVAYFSTQNSSPPKKCLWIWLLGGFVMSTTWTYILAQELVSLLVSFGYILGISPSILGLTVLAWGNSTGDLISNVALALNGGKDGVQMALSACYAGPLFNTLIGLGVSLVLASWWEYPTSFVLPKDPFLFETLGFLILGLLWALVVLPKRNMQPDYSLGVGLLAIYFCFLFLRFAKGF